One Vigna unguiculata cultivar IT97K-499-35 chromosome 7, ASM411807v1, whole genome shotgun sequence genomic region harbors:
- the LOC114191594 gene encoding uncharacterized protein LOC114191594 isoform X2, which yields MAKKPVKYTLVDAFTESVFKGNPAAVCLLEEERDKEWFRAVAAEFNLSVTAYVTRITESHHNLNLLHGTSSNPRFHLRWFTPVTEIELCGHATLASAHTLFSSGLVDTDVIEFVTLSGVLTAKKIPAINITRDLDLQKGQAKDGFYIEVNFPVDPVIEFNSEETSQISAALNGASIIDLKKTQDGDDLFVVVESGRAVEELLPQLDAIVKCPGRGIIVSAIAPPGSGFDFCSRFFCPKYGVNEDPVCGGAHCALAPYWSKKLGKCDFNAYQASARGGVLNGHLDEQNQRVILRGKAVTVMEGCVLV from the exons ATGGCAAAGAAACCTGTGAAATACACTCTG GTTGACGCGTTTACTGAGTCAGTGTTCAAAGGAAACCCTGCAGCAGTGTGTCTCTTAGAAGAGGAGAGGGATAAAGAGTGGTTTCGAGCAGTGGCAGCTGAGTTTAATTTATCTGTCACAGCTTACGTAACTCGCATCACCGAGTCCCATCACAACCTTAACTTGCTCCATGGAACCTCTAGCAATCCTCGTTTTCACCTCCGATGGTTCACTCCTGTTACTGAG ATAGAGCTCTGTGGCCACGCTACCTTAGCTTCAGCTCACACTCTGTTTTCATCTGGTTTGGTGGATACTGATGTTATTGAATTTGTGACGCTTTCTGGCGTATTGACTGCAAAAAAGATCCCAGCGATCAATATCACCCGGGACTTAGATTTGCAAAAGGGTCAAGCTAAGGATGGGTTTTATATTGAAGTGAATTTCCCTGTTGATCCTGTTATAGAATTCAACTCTGAGGAGACTTCCCAAATTTCTGCTGCATTGAATGGTGCTTCCATAATTGATCTAAAGAAGACACAAGATGGAGATGACTTATTT GTTGTGGTCGAATCTGGAAGAGCTGTCGAAGAACTACTGCCGCAACTTGATGCAATAGTTAAATGTCCTGGAAGGGGGATAATTGTTTCCGCGATTGCTCCTCCCGGCTCAGGATTTGACTTCTGTAGTAGATTCTTCTGCCCAAAATATGGAGTCAATGAG GATCCTGTTTGTGGGGGTGCTCATTGTGCATTAGCACCCTACTGGAGCAAGAAGCTAGGGAAGTGTGATTTCAATGCTTACCAG GCATCAGCTAGAGGGGGAGTTCTCAATGGTCATCTTGATGAACAGAACCAAAGAGTGATTTTGCGTGGAAAGGCTGTTACTGTAATGGAAGGCTGTGTTCTGGTCTAG
- the LOC114191594 gene encoding uncharacterized protein LOC114191594 isoform X1, producing MAKKPVKYTLVDAFTESVFKGNPAAVCLLEEERDKEWFRAVAAEFNLSVTAYVTRITESHHNLNLLHGTSSNPRFHLRWFTPVTEIELCGHATLASAHTLFSSGLVDTDVIEFVTLSGVLTAKKIPAINITRDLDLQKGQAKDGFYIEVNFPVDPVIEFNSEETSQISAALNGASIIDLKKTQDGDDLFVVVESGRAVEELLPQLDAIVKCPGRGIIVSAIAPPGSGFDFCSRFFCPKYGVNEDPVCGGAHCALAPYWSKKLGKCDFNAYQITFVQASARGGVLNGHLDEQNQRVILRGKAVTVMEGCVLV from the exons ATGGCAAAGAAACCTGTGAAATACACTCTG GTTGACGCGTTTACTGAGTCAGTGTTCAAAGGAAACCCTGCAGCAGTGTGTCTCTTAGAAGAGGAGAGGGATAAAGAGTGGTTTCGAGCAGTGGCAGCTGAGTTTAATTTATCTGTCACAGCTTACGTAACTCGCATCACCGAGTCCCATCACAACCTTAACTTGCTCCATGGAACCTCTAGCAATCCTCGTTTTCACCTCCGATGGTTCACTCCTGTTACTGAG ATAGAGCTCTGTGGCCACGCTACCTTAGCTTCAGCTCACACTCTGTTTTCATCTGGTTTGGTGGATACTGATGTTATTGAATTTGTGACGCTTTCTGGCGTATTGACTGCAAAAAAGATCCCAGCGATCAATATCACCCGGGACTTAGATTTGCAAAAGGGTCAAGCTAAGGATGGGTTTTATATTGAAGTGAATTTCCCTGTTGATCCTGTTATAGAATTCAACTCTGAGGAGACTTCCCAAATTTCTGCTGCATTGAATGGTGCTTCCATAATTGATCTAAAGAAGACACAAGATGGAGATGACTTATTT GTTGTGGTCGAATCTGGAAGAGCTGTCGAAGAACTACTGCCGCAACTTGATGCAATAGTTAAATGTCCTGGAAGGGGGATAATTGTTTCCGCGATTGCTCCTCCCGGCTCAGGATTTGACTTCTGTAGTAGATTCTTCTGCCCAAAATATGGAGTCAATGAG GATCCTGTTTGTGGGGGTGCTCATTGTGCATTAGCACCCTACTGGAGCAAGAAGCTAGGGAAGTGTGATTTCAATGCTTACCAG ATTACATTCGTGCAGGCATCAGCTAGAGGGGGAGTTCTCAATGGTCATCTTGATGAACAGAACCAAAGAGTGATTTTGCGTGGAAAGGCTGTTACTGTAATGGAAGGCTGTGTTCTGGTCTAG
- the LOC114191594 gene encoding uncharacterized protein LOC114191594 isoform X3, whose translation MAKKPVKYTLVDAFTESVFKGNPAAVCLLEEERDKEWFRAVAAEFNLSVTAYVTRITESHHNLNLLHGTSSNPRFHLRWFTPVTEIELCGHATLASAHTLFSSGLVDTDVIEFVTLSGVLTAKKIPAINITRDLDLQKGQAKDGFYIEVNFPVDPVIEFNSEETSQISAALNGASIIDLKKTQDGDDLFVVVESGRAVEELLPQLDAIVKCPGRGIIVSAIAPPGSGFDFCSRFFCPKYGVNENKAKDTMESKTNRTFQLNI comes from the exons ATGGCAAAGAAACCTGTGAAATACACTCTG GTTGACGCGTTTACTGAGTCAGTGTTCAAAGGAAACCCTGCAGCAGTGTGTCTCTTAGAAGAGGAGAGGGATAAAGAGTGGTTTCGAGCAGTGGCAGCTGAGTTTAATTTATCTGTCACAGCTTACGTAACTCGCATCACCGAGTCCCATCACAACCTTAACTTGCTCCATGGAACCTCTAGCAATCCTCGTTTTCACCTCCGATGGTTCACTCCTGTTACTGAG ATAGAGCTCTGTGGCCACGCTACCTTAGCTTCAGCTCACACTCTGTTTTCATCTGGTTTGGTGGATACTGATGTTATTGAATTTGTGACGCTTTCTGGCGTATTGACTGCAAAAAAGATCCCAGCGATCAATATCACCCGGGACTTAGATTTGCAAAAGGGTCAAGCTAAGGATGGGTTTTATATTGAAGTGAATTTCCCTGTTGATCCTGTTATAGAATTCAACTCTGAGGAGACTTCCCAAATTTCTGCTGCATTGAATGGTGCTTCCATAATTGATCTAAAGAAGACACAAGATGGAGATGACTTATTT GTTGTGGTCGAATCTGGAAGAGCTGTCGAAGAACTACTGCCGCAACTTGATGCAATAGTTAAATGTCCTGGAAGGGGGATAATTGTTTCCGCGATTGCTCCTCCCGGCTCAGGATTTGACTTCTGTAGTAGATTCTTCTGCCCAAAATATGGAGTCAATGAG AATAAAGCGAAGGATACAATGGAAAGCAAGACCAATCGTACATTCCAGCTCAATATATGA
- the LOC114191595 gene encoding R3H domain-containing protein 4 isoform X1, producing the protein MVLHRELDHLLLSSFSDPPKDGLKSSGMSIEKKIEFLESLTGKVTNRRSRRWLNDRLLMELVPRLNADEIRGLFAPPPWGDEVPPSTFSMTNIEEWDRFRNIDMDKEVNIISSMENSMEKRKGHIDADKMAVLNGWHRIDCRTRDALRRSSLSELIDNYEECLRTFITASTDGDVLELQIQDPFHRLLLHGVCEFYNLASDTVTDYKCSKITKIKKKKKGSPVLPNITLSHFLKMSKEGSW; encoded by the exons ATGGTTCTTCACAGAGAACTAGACCATCTTCTTTTATCCTCTTTCAGCGACCCTCCCAAAG ATGGGTTGAAATCCAGTGGCATGTCCATCGAAAAGAAGATAGAGTTCCTTGAGAGCTTAACTGGAAAG GTCACAAATCGAAGGTCCCGTAGGTGGTTAAATGACCGTCTCTTGATGGAACTAGTACCGCGTTTAAATGCAGATGAGATTAGAGGCTTATTTGCCCCACCACCATGGG GTGATGAAGTTCCGCCTTCTACATTTTCCATGACTAACATAGAGGAATGGGACCGATTCAGGAATATAGACATGGATAAAGAG GTTAATATAATTAGTTCCATGGAGAACTCCATGGAAAAAAGGAAAGGTCACATTGATGCTGACAAGATGGCGGTGTTGAATGGTTGGCATAGAATCGACTGTAGAACAAGAGATGCACTTCGCCGCAGTTCTCTTTCTGAGCTCATCGACAATTATGAG GAATGTTTACGGACATTCATAACAGCAAGCACAGATGGAGATGTTCTTGAATTGCAAATTCAGGATCCTTTCCATAGATTGCTTCTGCATGGAGTTTGTGAG TTCTACAATCTGGCATCGGATACAGTGACAGATTACAAGTGTTCGAAGATTacaaagataaagaagaagaaaaagggttCTCCTGTGCTCCCAAATATCACTCTGTCCCATTTTCTGAAGATGTCCAAGGAAGGAAGTTGGTAG
- the LOC114191595 gene encoding uncharacterized protein LOC114191595 isoform X2, with translation MVLHRELDHLLLSSFSDPPKDGLKSSGMSIEKKIEFLESLTGKVTNRRSRRWLNDRLLMELVPRLNADEIRGLFAPPPWGDEVPPSTFSMTNIEEWDRFRNIDMDKEVNIISSMENSMEKRKGHIDADKMAVLNGWHRIDCRTRDALRRSSLSELIDNYEFYNLASDTVTDYKCSKITKIKKKKKGSPVLPNITLSHFLKMSKEGSW, from the exons ATGGTTCTTCACAGAGAACTAGACCATCTTCTTTTATCCTCTTTCAGCGACCCTCCCAAAG ATGGGTTGAAATCCAGTGGCATGTCCATCGAAAAGAAGATAGAGTTCCTTGAGAGCTTAACTGGAAAG GTCACAAATCGAAGGTCCCGTAGGTGGTTAAATGACCGTCTCTTGATGGAACTAGTACCGCGTTTAAATGCAGATGAGATTAGAGGCTTATTTGCCCCACCACCATGGG GTGATGAAGTTCCGCCTTCTACATTTTCCATGACTAACATAGAGGAATGGGACCGATTCAGGAATATAGACATGGATAAAGAG GTTAATATAATTAGTTCCATGGAGAACTCCATGGAAAAAAGGAAAGGTCACATTGATGCTGACAAGATGGCGGTGTTGAATGGTTGGCATAGAATCGACTGTAGAACAAGAGATGCACTTCGCCGCAGTTCTCTTTCTGAGCTCATCGACAATTATGAG TTCTACAATCTGGCATCGGATACAGTGACAGATTACAAGTGTTCGAAGATTacaaagataaagaagaagaaaaagggttCTCCTGTGCTCCCAAATATCACTCTGTCCCATTTTCTGAAGATGTCCAAGGAAGGAAGTTGGTAG